The following coding sequences are from one Nicotiana tomentosiformis chromosome 3, ASM39032v3, whole genome shotgun sequence window:
- the LOC104088783 gene encoding peroxidase P7-like: MASFKTAIVLFFLVSLTGSSSAQLTTGFYSKSCPKLYETVKSVVHSAIQKETRMGASLLRLFFHDCFVNGCDGSLFLDDTSTFTGEKRAQQNFNSARGFEVIDDIKSAVEKVCPGIVSCADILAVTARDSVVILGGPNWDVKLGRRDARTASQAAANSSIPPPTSNLNRLISSFTAVGLSTKDMVALSGAHTIGQARCTSFRARIYNETNNLDSSLAKTRQNNCPRNSGSGDNNLAPLDLQTPTYFDNHYFINLVSKKGLLHSDQQLFNGGSADSIVKSYSDNPNSFAADFVTAMIKMGDIRPLTGSKGEIRKNCRRIN, translated from the exons ATGGCTTCTTTTAAGACTGCCATAGTTTTGTTTTTCCTAGTGAGCTTAACTGGAAGCTCCTCAGCTCAACTAACCACTGGCTTTTATTCAAAATCATGTCCTAAGCTCTATGAAACTGTGAAATCTGTAGTGCATTCTGCCATTCAGAAGGAAACCCGTATGGGTGCTTCCCTCCTTCGCCTATTCTTCCACGATTGCTTCGTCAAT GGATGCGATGGATCATTATTCCTGGATGATACATCAACCTTCACAGGGGAAAAAAGGGCACAACAAAATTTCAATTCCGCCAGAGGATTTGAAGTTATTGACGACATCAAATCTGCCGTCGAAAAAGTGTGCCCTGGTATCGTCTCTTGTGCTGATATTTTGGCCGTTACTGCTCGAGACTCTGTTGTCATT CTTGGAGGGCCTAATTGGGATGTAAAACTAGGAAGAAGAGATGCCAGAACAGCAAGCCAAGCTGCTGCAAATAGTAGCATTCCTCCCCCGACTTCAAACCTTAACCGTCTCATCTCTAGCTTCACTGCTGTTGGCCTTTCCACCAAGGATATGGTTGCCTTATCTG GAGCTCACACCATTGGACAAGCAAGGTGCACAAGTTTCAGGGCACGCATATACAACGAGACCAATAACTTGGATTCATCACTAGCAAAAACAAGGCAAAACAACTGCCCAAGAAACTCAGGTTCAGGGGACAACAACTTGGCACCTCTTGATCTTCAGACTCCTACATATTTCGACAACCATTATTTCATTAACCTTGTAAGCAAAAAGGGTCTACTCCACTCTGATCAGCAGCTCTTCAACGGCGGATCCGCCGATTCAATTGTGAAATCATACAGCGACAACCCCAACAGTTTCGCCGCTGATTTTGTGACTGCCATGATTAAGATGGGTGACATTCGTCCCCTTACTGGATCTAAAGGAGAGATCAGGAAGAATTGCAGGAGGATCAACTAA
- the LOC138907936 gene encoding uncharacterized protein — translation MAKYDACIFLLRLSIDMNVQELLVIGDSDLLVHQVLGEWATKSTKILPYLHCVHDLINRFTKIEFKHAPRIQNEFADALATLSFMIQHPYKNFIDLIPYEIRKQSAYCAHVEENFDRNPWFHDIKEYLEKGEYLENATHTQKRTLQRLVHADMIRVPPNELNATSSPWPFSAWGMDIIGPIEPAASNGYRFILVDINYFTKCVEAASYKVVTKKIKHQNSTAYMLQMNGAVEAANKNIKKILRKMVDNYKQWHEKLPFALL, via the exons ATGGCAAAATACGATGCTTGCATCTTCTTACTCAGATTGTCCATCGACATGAATGTCCAAGAGttgctggtaatcggagattcagatcTATTGGTACACCAAgtactaggagaatgggctaccaagAGCACTAAAATATTGCCATACCTACATTGTGTTCATGATTTGATCAataggttcacgaagatagaattcaaacatgctccaaggattcagaatgagttcgcagatgcattggctacCTTGTCTTTCATGATACAACATCCAtataagaatttcatcgatcttATCCCGTATGAGATTCGTAAGCAgtcagcttattgtgctcatgttgaagaaaattttgatagaaatccatggttccacgatatCAAGGAGTATTTGGAGAAGGGGGAATACCTAGAAAATGCGACACACACCCAGAAGCGCACACTTCAAAGATTG gtacatgctgatatgatacgagtgccacccaacgaactcaatgcaacgagttcaccctggcctttctctgcATGGGGCATGGATATCATAGGACCAAttgaacccgctgcttcaaatggATATAGGTTCATTTTGGTGGATATAAATTACTTCACAAAATGTGTTGAAGCCGCTTCATATAAGGTTGTGACTAAGAAG atcaagcatcagaATTCTACAGCATACATGTTGCAGATGAATGGAGCCgtggaagccgccaataagaacatcaagaagatattaaggaagatggtggacaactacaagcaatggcatgagaagctaccatttgctttgCTCTAG